The Sinorhizobium fredii USDA 257 region TCGCGCATCGTCACCGTCTCCGGCGCCGTCGGCCGCCCGTCGGTGGTGCCGCTCAATCTCGTCAGCGAAACGATCAACGAGGTCATCGCCAAGGCCGGTGGTCCCTCGGCGCAGCCCTACGAGACCTATGTCACGCTGGTGCGCGGCAAGAAGACCGGAACGGTTCTGCTGAAGTCGATCATCGAGAGCCCGTCGGAAAACATCCATGTCAAGCAGGGCGACCAGATTTTCGTTACCCGCGACCCGCGCACCTTCACGATCCTCGGCCAGGTGCGGGCCAACCAGCGCGTCGAATTCGGCGCCAACGATCTGAACCTGCTCGAAGCCGTGGCGCTGGCCGGCGGCGGGGCGGATCGCACCATCGATGCGAAGGGCTATTTCGTCTTCCGCTACGAGGAGCCGGACATCGTCATGAGCCTGCTCGGCCGGGAGCGTTTCAACACGATGCTGAGCAAGGGCATGCAGCCCGACAGGGTCGGCCGCTATCCGATCGTCTACCGTTTCAACATGACGAACCCCGACAGTTTGATCGTCGGACAGACCTTCCCGATCAAGAACCGCGACGTCATCTACGCCTCGCGCCACCCCTCGGTCGACATCTCCAAGTTCATGGAATTCATCGCGCGGCCGATCGGCATTGCGAATTCCGGCGTCAGCATCGCCGACAACCTGAACGATCTCAACAATTGATGGTCACGTGGGGGAGTCACGTCCCCACAGGCCACGCTTCTGAAACGGAGCCGCGCCCGCCCGCGCCGCGCGTTAACATCCTAGAATCGATCGCCTTTAGAGGCTTGCCATCATTCGCGCCGAGCGGCCGCCGCCGGTGAACATGCTTGCCGCCTCGCGCGTTCTGTGATTGATCTTGCGCTTAAATCGATTTGCCGACCGCCAATGTCCGCCGGCGATCGCGAGGAGT contains the following coding sequences:
- a CDS encoding polysaccharide biosynthesis/export family protein, with product MKRVTALLLCTALAGCQAVPGEGPLTSAIVAEAGQSGSEIGRRNATVFDIIDIDGQSARLVSEYVATTLSRRFGIGGGVGQVVIGVGDQLKVTIFEAGSDGLFSTTESKQTSIDLVVQPDGKAAIPYVGSVRFAGLTLEQARQAILDALKQKAVEPDVIVTSTSTASRIVTVSGAVGRPSVVPLNLVSETINEVIAKAGGPSAQPYETYVTLVRGKKTGTVLLKSIIESPSENIHVKQGDQIFVTRDPRTFTILGQVRANQRVEFGANDLNLLEAVALAGGGADRTIDAKGYFVFRYEEPDIVMSLLGRERFNTMLSKGMQPDRVGRYPIVYRFNMTNPDSLIVGQTFPIKNRDVIYASRHPSVDISKFMEFIARPIGIANSGVSIADNLNDLNN